Proteins co-encoded in one Halorussus vallis genomic window:
- a CDS encoding ABC transporter permease, with product MFETPLGVFTGWLDYIASNPKAFAEMARQHMTMVLVGEFAAILVAVPAGVAATRDERVGWVVMNLGAVSQTVPPLAVIALSFTALGLGYTPAVLALFLYALLPILKNTVAGIRDVDDAQKEAGRGMGMTELQRLRRIELPLAVPVIFAGIRTSTVLSIGVAYLGAFIGAGGFGQWVILGQQQFRTDVLLAGAIPGALLVIALDRTFEWLEGRVTPSGVASEADGAAA from the coding sequence GTGTTTGAGACGCCGCTGGGGGTGTTCACCGGCTGGCTCGACTACATCGCGAGCAACCCGAAGGCGTTCGCCGAGATGGCCCGCCAGCACATGACGATGGTGCTCGTCGGGGAGTTCGCAGCCATCCTCGTCGCGGTCCCCGCGGGCGTCGCGGCCACCCGCGACGAGCGGGTCGGCTGGGTGGTGATGAACCTCGGGGCGGTTTCCCAGACGGTGCCGCCGCTGGCGGTCATCGCCCTCTCGTTCACCGCGCTCGGCCTCGGATACACGCCGGCGGTGCTGGCGCTGTTCCTCTACGCGCTGTTGCCCATCCTGAAGAACACCGTCGCGGGCATCCGCGACGTCGACGACGCCCAGAAGGAGGCGGGTCGCGGGATGGGGATGACCGAACTCCAGCGACTCCGGCGCATCGAACTCCCGCTGGCGGTGCCCGTCATCTTCGCCGGCATCCGGACCTCGACGGTGCTGTCCATCGGCGTCGCCTACCTCGGGGCGTTCATCGGTGCTGGCGGGTTCGGCCAGTGGGTCATCCTCGGCCAACAGCAGTTCCGGACCGACGTCCTGCTCGCGGGCGCGATTCCGGGCGCACTGCTCGTCATCGCACTGGACCGCACCTTCGAGTGGCTGGAAGGCCGGGTGACCCCCTCGGGCGTCGCCAGCGAGGCCGACGGAGCGGCCGCGTGA
- a CDS encoding ABC transporter ATP-binding protein — MIELENVTKVYGDGTKAVDDVSFTVPRGDVATLVGPSGCGKTTTMKMVNALIEPTEGTVSVGGTPIDRLDPIELRRNVGYVIQEIGLFSHMTVAENVGVVPDVVGWDDDRIDERVTELLELIRLPESVREKYPSELSGGQRQRVGVARALAAEPEVVLMDEPFGALDPITREELQDEFLRIQEELDVTIAFVTHDIDEALKMGDRVAVLDEGRLVQYDTPRELLANPKNEFVESFIGEDRLLKQLQTVTACEAMRESRDGTPTERTVAPGDTLKMALQRLFAGDQRCISVVDDGDIVGELTEEDVRGAVGSDPTAVLEGNRV; from the coding sequence ATGATAGAACTCGAGAACGTCACGAAGGTGTACGGCGACGGCACGAAGGCGGTCGACGACGTGAGCTTCACCGTCCCGCGCGGCGACGTCGCCACGCTGGTCGGCCCGTCGGGGTGCGGGAAGACGACGACGATGAAGATGGTCAACGCGCTCATCGAACCGACTGAGGGGACCGTCTCGGTCGGCGGCACGCCCATCGACCGACTCGACCCCATCGAACTCCGGCGGAACGTGGGCTACGTCATCCAGGAGATCGGCCTCTTCAGCCACATGACCGTCGCGGAGAACGTCGGGGTCGTCCCGGACGTCGTCGGCTGGGACGACGACCGCATCGACGAGCGCGTCACCGAACTGCTCGAACTCATCCGGCTCCCCGAGAGCGTCCGGGAGAAGTACCCCTCGGAGCTGTCGGGCGGCCAGCGCCAGCGCGTCGGGGTCGCCCGCGCGCTGGCGGCCGAACCCGAAGTGGTCCTGATGGACGAACCGTTCGGCGCGCTCGACCCCATCACCCGCGAGGAGCTTCAGGACGAGTTCCTCCGGATTCAGGAGGAACTCGACGTCACCATCGCGTTCGTCACCCACGACATCGACGAGGCGCTCAAGATGGGCGACCGGGTGGCCGTCCTTGACGAGGGGCGACTCGTCCAGTACGACACGCCCCGGGAACTCCTCGCGAACCCGAAGAACGAGTTCGTCGAGAGCTTCATCGGCGAGGACCGCCTGCTCAAACAGCTCCAGACGGTCACCGCCTGCGAGGCGATGCGGGAGTCGCGGGACGGGACCCCGACCGAACGGACCGTCGCGCCCGGCGACACGCTGAAGATGGCGCTCCAGCGGCTGTTCGCCGGCGACCAGCGGTGCATCTCGGTCGTCGACGACGGCGACATCGTCGGCGAACTGACCGAGGAGGACGTGCGCGGCGCGGTGGGGTCGGACCCGACCGCCGTGCTGGAGGGCAACCGTGTTTGA
- a CDS encoding ABC transporter permease — protein sequence MVSVGSVLSWMAENSGTLVSQAIQHLNIALTALVFGVALWIPAAVLVRDNERAADLFIGSAGIVLTIPSLALLSLLIPVMGIGVAPAVTALVLYSALPIARNTYTGIQGVDPASVEAGRGLGMTDRQLLVRVQLPMALSVIMAGVRQAAVLLIAITTVAAFFGAGGLGNSIFAGIRLSNANQILAATAVISAMAIGLDYGLYAVQRFLPGGTEVRDA from the coding sequence ATGGTCTCCGTCGGAAGCGTCCTCTCGTGGATGGCCGAGAACAGCGGGACGCTGGTGTCGCAGGCGATTCAACACCTGAACATCGCGCTGACCGCGCTGGTGTTCGGCGTCGCCCTCTGGATTCCCGCCGCCGTCCTCGTCCGGGACAACGAACGGGCCGCCGACCTCTTCATCGGGTCGGCCGGCATCGTGCTGACGATTCCGAGCCTCGCGCTCCTGTCGCTGCTCATCCCGGTGATGGGCATCGGCGTCGCACCCGCGGTGACCGCGCTGGTGCTCTACTCAGCGCTGCCCATCGCCCGCAACACCTACACCGGCATTCAGGGCGTCGACCCCGCCAGCGTGGAGGCCGGCCGGGGCCTCGGCATGACCGACCGGCAACTGCTCGTCCGGGTCCAACTGCCGATGGCGCTGTCGGTCATCATGGCCGGCGTCCGGCAGGCGGCGGTCCTGTTGATAGCCATCACGACCGTCGCGGCCTTCTTCGGCGCGGGCGGCCTCGGCAACTCCATCTTCGCCGGCATCCGACTCAGCAACGCCAACCAGATACTCGCGGCCACGGCGGTCATCTCGGCGATGGCCATCGGACTCGACTACGGACTGTACGCCGTCCAGCGGTTCCTGCCGGGCGGCACGGAGGTTCGAGACGCATGA
- a CDS encoding ABC transporter substrate-binding protein, protein MPGNLSRRSLLKGAGAAAAGTATGTAGCLSLVGSGSGKSLTVSSKNFTEQFILSQISIQMLKSAGHQVESKTGLGGSPANFKAVKNGDSTLYWEYTGTAWSSILGKNSVISDPEKLYRKVDSAYNSKYNIDWLERAPFNNTYVIVANPSWANEHGIKDLNDLAKHVKSGNTDFSVAMNPEIKRREDAWAGLPDTYNFAQKADGIETVSMKLGLAYKAVKSGETELGFGFNTNPKIKKFGLQVLEDPKNHFIIYNPAPNVRKKALDDSMRKTLNEPTSKLDTETMRSLNAKVSIDGKDPKQVAKNFLKEHGFV, encoded by the coding sequence ATGCCAGGTAATCTCAGTCGCCGGTCGTTGCTCAAGGGAGCGGGCGCGGCCGCCGCCGGAACCGCGACGGGAACCGCGGGGTGTCTCAGCCTCGTCGGCAGCGGCAGCGGGAAGTCGCTGACCGTCTCCTCGAAGAACTTCACCGAACAGTTCATCCTGAGCCAGATCAGCATCCAGATGCTGAAGTCGGCGGGCCACCAGGTCGAGAGCAAGACCGGACTCGGCGGGTCGCCGGCGAACTTCAAGGCGGTCAAGAACGGCGACTCCACCCTCTACTGGGAGTACACCGGAACCGCGTGGTCGTCGATTCTCGGCAAGAACTCGGTCATCAGCGACCCCGAGAAACTGTACCGGAAGGTCGACAGCGCGTACAACAGCAAGTACAACATCGACTGGCTGGAGCGCGCGCCGTTCAACAACACCTACGTCATCGTAGCCAACCCCTCGTGGGCGAACGAGCACGGCATCAAGGACTTGAACGACCTCGCGAAGCACGTCAAATCCGGCAACACCGACTTCTCGGTCGCGATGAACCCCGAGATCAAGCGCCGTGAGGACGCCTGGGCGGGACTCCCCGACACCTACAACTTCGCGCAGAAGGCCGACGGCATCGAGACGGTCAGCATGAAACTCGGCCTGGCCTACAAGGCGGTCAAGAGCGGCGAAACCGAACTCGGCTTCGGCTTCAACACCAATCCGAAGATCAAGAAGTTCGGACTTCAGGTGCTCGAAGACCCGAAGAACCACTTCATCATCTACAACCCCGCGCCTAACGTCCGGAAGAAGGCGCTGGACGACTCGATGCGGAAGACGCTGAACGAGCCAACCTCGAAACTCGACACCGAGACGATGCGCTCGCTGAACGCGAAGGTGAGCATCGACGGGAAGGACCCTAAGCAGGTCGCGAAGAACTTCCTGAAGGAACACGGGTTCGTCTAA
- a CDS encoding helix-turn-helix domain-containing protein, with the protein MLTARISVRYPDDWTEEIGRLGVSGDIYTATLHQREYMGLIRIRGERLDESLELIREAPYHESVEVVQHDRAGAASAGDAATRSGAVSASDRSSEGRASGDETPAGGPRARRDEQATVLVTAHLKEETPFLVMLEHGYMPLDPTTLKHGREFFDLIIRSRDRLFDLVELLEPVGDVQIERVRPQVETPTLPSQVAWNELLGDLTDRQFEALSLAVESGYFAVPREATLADVADAMGVRKSTAGEHLRRALGHVAAFVVEHRS; encoded by the coding sequence ATGCTCACCGCTCGCATCAGCGTCCGATACCCCGACGACTGGACCGAGGAGATCGGACGCCTCGGCGTCAGCGGCGACATCTACACCGCGACGCTCCACCAGCGGGAGTACATGGGACTAATTCGCATCCGCGGCGAGCGACTGGACGAATCGCTCGAACTCATCCGGGAGGCGCCGTACCACGAGAGCGTCGAGGTCGTCCAGCACGACCGCGCCGGCGCCGCATCCGCCGGGGACGCCGCCACGCGGTCCGGCGCCGTCTCGGCGTCGGACCGCAGTAGCGAAGGGCGCGCGAGCGGGGACGAAACGCCCGCGGGCGGCCCCCGGGCGCGCCGCGACGAGCAGGCGACGGTGCTCGTCACCGCCCACCTGAAGGAGGAGACGCCGTTCCTGGTGATGCTCGAACACGGCTACATGCCGCTGGACCCGACGACGCTGAAACACGGCCGGGAGTTCTTCGACCTCATCATCCGGTCGCGCGACCGACTGTTCGACCTGGTCGAACTGCTCGAACCCGTCGGCGACGTCCAGATAGAGCGCGTTCGCCCGCAGGTCGAGACGCCGACGCTCCCGAGTCAGGTCGCCTGGAACGAACTCCTCGGGGACCTGACCGACCGCCAGTTCGAGGCGCTGTCGCTGGCGGTCGAGTCGGGCTACTTCGCGGTACCGCGCGAGGCGACGCTCGCCGACGTCGCCGACGCGATGGGCGTCCGAAAATCGACCGCCGGCGAGCATCTCAGGCGCGCGCTGGGCCACGTCGCGGCGTTCGTCGTCGAGCACCGGTCGTGA
- a CDS encoding YjiH family protein: protein MSTERGETWTVDTEPSAKRIDDVDLNEFDARPVVKFVVAFAVGAFFFLLPVEWEGSITVPFDIAVSYITETFPDAVGVYALTIIVAGAALTTLAKLGVEELGPVDLDYFDSSLVFWALRVAGALLAPVMFFHAGPDKLWEPGIGGFMWTTLVYSVGVIIPIGAVFITIFVELGGLEFVGTLARPVMKPLFRVPGRAALDSLASWVGSYSVGLYVTRNVFERGGYNKREVFTIATCFSTVSIGFVGVVAATLGMLRLFPVIFLAYFVCVVLCAVILVRVPPISTMPPEYIAEPDPEMAFSGSPDDYVRLALSEAVGKAEEGETFLEAAKRGFVDGVKLTSLILGTILAVGLTAVLLSRYTPTFDILGAPLAPVLAALGLPSAETIAPAVVVGITEMYVPVLLAADAAPKAKFFVAVLAVSQLIFFSSVGPMIMDMFSDVPIRFRDLVALFVMRTVILVPVVAGMTHLVAALGLL from the coding sequence ATGTCTACCGAGAGAGGCGAAACCTGGACCGTCGACACCGAACCGTCCGCGAAGCGCATCGACGACGTCGACCTGAACGAGTTCGACGCCCGACCGGTGGTCAAGTTCGTCGTCGCGTTCGCGGTGGGCGCGTTCTTCTTCCTCCTGCCGGTCGAGTGGGAGGGGAGCATCACGGTTCCGTTCGACATCGCGGTGTCGTACATCACCGAGACGTTCCCCGACGCCGTCGGCGTCTACGCGCTGACGATAATCGTCGCCGGCGCGGCGCTGACCACGCTGGCGAAACTGGGCGTCGAGGAACTCGGCCCCGTCGACCTCGACTACTTCGACAGTTCGCTCGTCTTCTGGGCGCTCCGGGTCGCGGGCGCGCTGCTGGCGCCCGTGATGTTCTTCCACGCGGGTCCGGACAAGCTCTGGGAGCCCGGCATCGGCGGGTTCATGTGGACGACGCTGGTGTACAGCGTCGGCGTCATCATCCCCATCGGCGCGGTGTTCATCACCATCTTCGTCGAGTTGGGCGGCCTGGAGTTCGTCGGCACGCTCGCGCGACCGGTGATGAAGCCGCTGTTCAGGGTGCCCGGCCGGGCCGCCCTCGACAGCCTCGCGTCGTGGGTCGGTTCGTACAGCGTCGGCCTCTACGTCACCCGCAACGTCTTCGAGCGCGGCGGCTACAACAAGCGCGAGGTGTTCACCATCGCGACCTGCTTCTCGACGGTGAGCATCGGTTTCGTCGGCGTCGTCGCCGCCACGCTCGGGATGCTCCGGCTGTTCCCGGTCATCTTCCTCGCGTACTTCGTCTGCGTCGTGCTCTGCGCCGTCATCCTGGTGCGGGTGCCGCCCATCAGCACGATGCCGCCGGAGTACATCGCCGAACCCGACCCCGAGATGGCGTTCTCGGGGTCGCCGGACGACTACGTGCGACTCGCGCTCAGCGAGGCGGTCGGGAAGGCCGAGGAGGGCGAGACGTTCCTCGAAGCCGCGAAGCGCGGGTTCGTCGACGGCGTGAAGCTCACCAGCCTCATCCTCGGCACCATCCTCGCGGTCGGCCTGACGGCGGTGTTGCTCTCCAGGTACACCCCGACGTTCGACATCCTCGGTGCGCCGCTGGCGCCGGTCCTCGCGGCGCTCGGCCTGCCGAGCGCCGAGACCATCGCGCCGGCGGTCGTTGTCGGCATCACCGAGATGTACGTCCCCGTCCTGCTGGCGGCCGATGCCGCGCCGAAGGCGAAGTTCTTCGTCGCGGTGCTGGCGGTGTCACAGCTCATCTTCTTCTCCAGCGTCGGCCCGATGATAATGGACATGTTCAGCGACGTCCCCATCCGGTTCCGGGACCTCGTCGCGCTGTTCGTCATGCGGACCGTCATCTTGGTGCCGGTCGTCGCCGGGATGACCCACCTCGTCGCGGCGCTCGGTCTGTTATAG
- a CDS encoding helix-turn-helix domain-containing protein, which yields MYEALLGIEQPSAYAEATDGTDTTVELWCNDHCDLLHVGGEAADAVVDHVEAAVGVRERIAEGDDRLLVTDSCLKEQGGYDPIESILAEHDCLLVPPLRYADGAKWCRVLALNPASLSAVYGEVADEYPVTVKSKREITSVAADRPLLTLDTALPDLSPRQREALLTAAESGYYEIPREITTEVVAAEMGIERRTLEEHLRRAENKLVAALASYL from the coding sequence ATGTACGAGGCGCTCCTCGGCATCGAACAACCGAGCGCGTACGCCGAGGCCACCGACGGAACCGACACGACGGTCGAACTGTGGTGCAACGACCACTGCGACCTGCTCCACGTCGGCGGCGAGGCGGCCGACGCGGTGGTCGACCACGTTGAAGCGGCGGTCGGCGTGCGCGAGCGCATCGCGGAGGGCGACGACCGCCTGCTGGTCACCGACTCGTGTCTCAAGGAGCAGGGCGGCTACGACCCCATCGAGTCCATCCTCGCGGAACACGACTGCCTGCTGGTGCCGCCGCTCCGGTACGCCGACGGCGCGAAGTGGTGTCGCGTGCTGGCGCTCAACCCGGCCAGTCTGAGCGCCGTCTACGGGGAGGTGGCCGACGAATATCCAGTGACGGTCAAGTCGAAGCGGGAGATAACGTCGGTGGCGGCCGACCGACCGCTACTCACCCTCGACACCGCCTTGCCGGACCTCTCGCCCCGCCAGCGCGAGGCGCTGTTGACCGCGGCCGAGTCGGGTTACTACGAGATTCCTCGCGAGATAACGACCGAGGTGGTGGCGGCCGAGATGGGCATCGAACGCCGGACCCTCGAAGAGCACCTCCGGCGGGCCGAGAACAAACTCGTCGCCGCGCTCGCGTCGTACCTATAA
- the hutU gene encoding urocanate hydratase, translating to MSEQRADETEEEERGPTDAETEEDDAAVHGVGEPSEQWYDYQGAPTGTDIECEGWRQEAALRMLNNNLDPEVGEKPEKLVVYGGTGRAVRSWDAYDAILAELRDLGDTETLLVQSGKPVGRFETHELAPRVLIANSNLVGKWDNWEHFHELEAKGLIMYGQMTAGSWAYIGTQGIIQGTYETLAELAEQHYPDDDGLRGKITVTGGLGGMGGAQPLAVTMNHGVCIAAEVDEKRIDRRIDTGYCQEKTDDLDEAIEKAEEAAEAGEAYSVGVHMNAADMLEGMLERGFVPDVLTDQTSAHDELEGYYPSGYSVAEADELREDDPETYVEESLDTMERHVQAILDLQDEGAIAFEYGNNIRGQVQEHRDLTNAFDFPGFVPAYIRPLFCRGKGPFRWAALSGDPDDIRRTDEAVKELFPEKDHLHRWIDLAQEQVEFQGLPSRVCWLGYQAEGEDDLTERAKFALRINELVAEGTISAPVVVTRDHLDAGSVASPNRETEAMKDGSDAVADWPILNALLNCAAGADIVSVHDGGGVGIGNALHTNNHVVLDGTDLAAEKAKRVYTTDPGMGVIRHADAGYDEAVDEAESSGVAVPMRDREQE from the coding sequence ATGAGTGAACAACGCGCAGACGAAACCGAGGAGGAAGAGCGAGGACCCACCGACGCCGAAACCGAGGAGGACGACGCGGCGGTCCACGGCGTCGGCGAACCCAGCGAGCAGTGGTACGACTACCAGGGCGCGCCGACCGGCACCGACATCGAGTGCGAGGGGTGGCGCCAGGAGGCCGCGCTCCGGATGCTGAACAACAACCTCGACCCCGAGGTCGGCGAGAAGCCCGAGAAACTGGTGGTGTACGGCGGGACTGGCAGAGCGGTCCGTAGCTGGGACGCGTACGACGCCATCCTCGCGGAACTCCGGGACCTCGGTGACACCGAGACCCTGCTGGTCCAGTCGGGCAAACCGGTCGGGCGGTTCGAAACCCACGAACTGGCCCCGCGGGTGCTCATCGCCAACTCCAACCTCGTCGGCAAGTGGGACAACTGGGAGCACTTCCACGAACTCGAAGCCAAGGGGCTCATCATGTACGGCCAGATGACCGCCGGGTCGTGGGCGTACATCGGCACCCAGGGCATCATTCAGGGCACCTACGAGACGCTGGCGGAACTCGCCGAACAGCACTACCCCGACGACGACGGCCTCCGGGGCAAAATCACCGTCACGGGCGGCCTCGGCGGGATGGGCGGCGCTCAACCGCTCGCCGTCACCATGAACCACGGCGTCTGCATCGCGGCGGAGGTCGACGAGAAGCGCATCGACCGCCGCATCGACACCGGGTACTGCCAGGAGAAGACCGACGACCTGGACGAGGCCATCGAGAAGGCCGAGGAAGCCGCCGAGGCTGGCGAAGCCTACTCCGTGGGCGTCCACATGAACGCCGCCGACATGCTGGAGGGGATGCTCGAACGCGGCTTCGTCCCCGACGTGCTCACCGACCAGACCAGCGCCCACGACGAACTCGAGGGCTACTACCCCTCGGGCTACTCGGTCGCGGAGGCCGACGAACTCCGCGAGGACGACCCCGAGACGTACGTCGAGGAGAGCCTCGACACGATGGAACGTCACGTGCAGGCCATCCTGGACCTCCAGGACGAGGGCGCCATCGCCTTCGAGTACGGCAACAACATCCGCGGGCAGGTGCAGGAACACCGCGACCTGACGAACGCCTTCGACTTCCCGGGCTTCGTGCCGGCGTACATCCGGCCGCTATTCTGCCGCGGGAAGGGGCCGTTCCGGTGGGCCGCCCTCTCGGGCGACCCCGACGACATCCGGCGGACCGACGAGGCCGTCAAGGAACTGTTCCCCGAGAAGGACCACCTCCACCGCTGGATCGACCTCGCCCAGGAACAGGTCGAGTTCCAGGGCTTGCCCTCCAGAGTGTGTTGGCTGGGCTACCAGGCCGAGGGCGAGGACGACCTCACCGAACGCGCGAAGTTCGCGCTCCGCATCAACGAACTCGTGGCCGAAGGAACGATTTCGGCCCCGGTCGTAGTGACCCGCGACCACCTCGACGCGGGGAGCGTCGCCAGCCCCAACCGCGAGACAGAGGCGATGAAGGACGGGTCGGACGCGGTCGCCGACTGGCCCATCCTCAACGCCCTGCTCAACTGCGCGGCGGGGGCCGACATCGTGAGCGTCCACGACGGCGGCGGGGTCGGCATCGGCAACGCGCTCCACACCAACAATCACGTGGTGCTGGACGGCACAGACCTAGCCGCCGAAAAAGCGAAGCGCGTCTACACCACGGACCCCGGTATGGGCGTGATCCGCCACGCCGACGCCGGGTACGACGAGGCCGTCGACGAAGCCGAGTCGTCGGGCGTCGCAGTACCGATGCGGGACCGCGAGCAAGAATGA
- the hutG gene encoding formimidoylglutamase → MTAFTHTQEWMGTSNDTNDEQFGHVVELASIDEADRYDAVLVGEPFDRAVIGRKGAAEGPAALRQRLAGTKTHHFDAGPVRSVADLGDVTFGDADPESVADLQGRVRTVAEQVHDAGSFPVFLGGDNSMTFPNAAPLLESGSLGVVNFDAHLDVREVRGDPTSGTPYRQLYEAGLDAYACVGARHFETSTAYADYVAERGGEVVTAEEVGDDEVGAADRAIEAMGDVDRVYVSVDLDVLDASAAPGVSAPTPGGLTTRELFRMLRLLGSEDRLAGFEVVECAPPLEGGTANLTATAGARAVAHMLSARSTRARASSERRDSDGKGGRDADDRSSGPRGDRR, encoded by the coding sequence ATGACCGCGTTCACACACACTCAGGAATGGATGGGCACTTCAAACGACACTAACGACGAACAGTTCGGCCACGTCGTCGAACTCGCCAGTATCGACGAGGCCGACCGCTACGACGCCGTACTCGTGGGGGAACCGTTCGACCGGGCGGTTATCGGCCGGAAGGGCGCGGCCGAAGGCCCCGCGGCGCTCCGCCAGCGACTCGCGGGCACCAAGACCCACCACTTCGACGCCGGTCCGGTGCGGTCGGTCGCCGACCTCGGCGACGTGACGTTCGGCGACGCCGACCCCGAGTCGGTCGCCGACCTCCAGGGGCGAGTGCGGACGGTCGCCGAACAGGTCCACGACGCGGGGTCGTTCCCCGTCTTCCTCGGGGGCGACAACTCGATGACGTTCCCGAACGCCGCGCCCCTGCTGGAGTCGGGGAGCCTCGGCGTCGTCAACTTCGACGCCCACCTCGACGTCCGGGAGGTCCGGGGCGACCCGACCAGCGGGACGCCCTACCGCCAACTGTACGAGGCGGGCCTGGACGCCTACGCCTGCGTCGGCGCGCGCCACTTCGAGACCTCCACCGCCTACGCCGACTACGTCGCCGAGCGCGGCGGCGAGGTCGTCACCGCCGAGGAGGTCGGCGACGACGAGGTCGGGGCCGCCGACAGAGCCATAGAGGCGATGGGCGACGTCGACCGCGTCTACGTCAGCGTCGACCTCGACGTGCTCGACGCCTCGGCCGCGCCGGGCGTCAGCGCGCCCACGCCGGGCGGACTCACGACCAGAGAGCTGTTCCGGATGCTCCGCCTTCTCGGGAGCGAGGACCGCCTCGCCGGCTTCGAGGTCGTCGAGTGCGCGCCGCCGCTCGAAGGCGGGACCGCGAACCTGACCGCGACCGCGGGTGCGCGTGCGGTCGCACACATGCTGAGCGCTCGCTCGACGCGCGCTCGCGCGTCGAGCGAGCGCCGAGATTCGGACGGAAAGGGCGGACGAGACGCCGACGACCGCTCCTCCGGTCCGCGGGGTGACCGCCGATGA
- the hutI gene encoding imidazolonepropionase, with translation MSDLTAVVHDAAQVVTLEAGERENGPELGIYEDAAVAVEDGEVVRVGATGPVTREYPPENAEHAVDASGKAVIPGFVDPHTHALFAGDRSDEFEAKLRGKTYQEILEEGGGILRTVRATREASDEELLDNLLGHLDAMLAHGTTTVEVKSGYGLDTETELRMLEVIDRADREHPLDVVPTFMGAHAVPQGRDADDYVDEVVDEQIPAVAKQGIAEFCDVFCEEGVFDVEQSRRVLEAGTDAGMTPKVHAEELAHIGGTQLAAEVGATSADHLLHSTEEDVDALVVNDVVPVLLPGTAFGLGAAYADARAFLDAGAPVAVATDFNPNCYSQSMGFAAALSCVEMGMTPAEALVASTTNAAKALDRPEPVGTLREGAPADLAVLDAPSYVHVPYNFGVNAVETVLKGGEVVCRDGAVIRDE, from the coding sequence ATGAGCGACCTCACGGCGGTCGTCCACGACGCCGCCCAGGTCGTCACGCTGGAAGCGGGCGAGCGCGAGAACGGCCCAGAACTCGGCATCTACGAGGACGCCGCGGTCGCCGTCGAGGACGGCGAGGTCGTCCGCGTGGGCGCGACCGGCCCGGTCACCCGGGAGTATCCGCCGGAGAACGCCGAGCACGCCGTCGACGCCTCGGGCAAGGCCGTGATTCCGGGGTTCGTCGACCCCCACACCCACGCGCTGTTCGCGGGCGACCGCTCCGACGAGTTCGAGGCGAAACTCCGGGGCAAGACCTACCAGGAGATACTCGAGGAGGGCGGCGGCATCCTCCGGACCGTCCGGGCCACCCGCGAGGCGAGCGACGAGGAACTGCTCGACAATCTGCTCGGGCACCTCGACGCGATGCTCGCCCACGGCACCACGACGGTCGAGGTCAAGTCGGGCTACGGACTGGACACCGAGACGGAACTCCGGATGCTGGAGGTCATCGACCGCGCCGACCGCGAACATCCCCTCGACGTGGTCCCGACGTTCATGGGCGCCCACGCGGTGCCGCAGGGCCGGGACGCCGACGACTACGTCGACGAGGTCGTCGACGAGCAGATTCCCGCGGTCGCAAAGCAGGGTATCGCGGAGTTCTGCGACGTGTTCTGCGAGGAGGGCGTCTTCGACGTCGAGCAGTCCCGGCGCGTGCTGGAGGCCGGGACGGACGCGGGGATGACCCCGAAGGTCCACGCCGAGGAACTCGCCCACATCGGCGGCACGCAACTCGCCGCGGAGGTCGGGGCGACCAGCGCCGACCACCTGCTCCACTCGACCGAGGAGGACGTCGACGCACTGGTCGTGAACGATGTAGTCCCAGTGTTGCTTCCGGGCACCGCCTTCGGCCTCGGCGCGGCCTACGCCGACGCGCGGGCGTTCCTCGACGCGGGCGCGCCGGTCGCGGTGGCGACCGACTTCAACCCCAACTGCTACAGCCAGAGCATGGGGTTCGCCGCCGCGCTGTCGTGCGTCGAGATGGGGATGACCCCCGCCGAAGCGCTGGTCGCCTCCACGACGAACGCCGCGAAGGCGCTCGACCGCCCCGAACCGGTCGGCACCCTCCGGGAGGGTGCGCCCGCCGACCTCGCGGTGCTCGACGCGCCGAGCTACGTCCACGTCCCGTACAACTTCGGCGTCAACGCGGTCGAAACCGTGCTGAAGGGCGGCGAGGTGGTCTGTCGCGACGGAGCGGTGATCCGAGATGAGTGA